In Oscillatoria acuminata PCC 6304, a single window of DNA contains:
- a CDS encoding GNAT family N-acetyltransferase, producing the protein MGLDSDALRPPEKLNSSHQIERFDSGNSSLNDWLKRRGLKNEAEGASRTYVLCAGDVVIAYYCLANGAVSQITATGRSRRNMPDPIPVMVIGRLAVDRHWQGKGIGSALLRDAILRTLQAAEIAGIRAILVHAISEEAKQFYEKCGFTASAIDPMTLMVTVKDAKNALGLSG; encoded by the coding sequence GTGGGATTAGATAGCGACGCGCTTCGCCCTCCGGAAAAGCTAAATTCGTCCCATCAAATAGAGCGCTTTGACTCAGGAAATAGCTCGCTTAATGACTGGCTCAAACGCCGTGGGTTAAAAAATGAAGCTGAGGGGGCTTCGCGAACCTATGTTCTCTGCGCGGGGGACGTAGTGATTGCATATTACTGTCTTGCAAATGGGGCTGTATCCCAAATTACTGCAACGGGTCGATCGCGGAGGAATATGCCCGATCCGATTCCGGTGATGGTGATTGGAAGACTGGCTGTCGATCGCCACTGGCAAGGCAAAGGGATCGGGAGTGCACTGTTACGAGATGCTATTCTTCGTACCCTGCAAGCTGCTGAAATTGCAGGAATTCGGGCAATTCTTGTTCATGCGATTTCGGAAGAAGCCAAGCAGTTTTATGAAAAGTGTGGGTTTACTGCTTCTGCGATCGATCCGATGACACTAATGGTGACGGTTAAAGATGCGAAAAATGCACTAGGTTTGTCAGGCTGA
- a CDS encoding DUF1778 domain-containing protein — translation MSRSEFEYSSRQTRDVTINIRATQSQRDLIDQAAHIQGKSRSEFMLESAYQKAQDALLERTFFGLDDQKYQEFVALLDAGPQPNAKLHHLLTTKSPWD, via the coding sequence ATGTCTCGCTCAGAATTTGAATACTCATCTCGCCAAACTCGGGATGTAACGATCAACATCCGAGCCACGCAGAGTCAGAGGGATCTCATTGATCAAGCGGCTCACATCCAGGGAAAAAGCCGGTCCGAGTTTATGCTTGAATCAGCCTATCAAAAAGCACAAGATGCTTTGCTAGAGCGGACTTTTTTTGGGTTAGATGACCAAAAATATCAGGAATTTGTCGCGCTGCTCGATGCAGGCCCTCAGCCAAACGCCAAGTTACACCATCTTTTAACCACTAAATCTCCGTGGGATTAG
- the psbA gene encoding photosystem II q(b) protein: MTTTLQQRESANLWDRFCEWVASTENRLYIGWFGVLMIPTLLSATVCYIIAFIAAPPVDIDGIREPVAGSLLYGNNIISGAVVPSSNAIGLHFYPIWEAASLDEWLYNGGPYQLVIFHFLIGIFCYMGREWELSYRLGMRPWICVAYSAPVAAASAVFLIYPIGQGSFSDGMPLGISGTFNFMLVFQAEHNILMHPFHMLGVAGVFGGSLFSAMHGSLVTSSLVRETSETESQNYGYKFGQEEETYNIVAAHGYFGRLIFQYASFNNSRSLHFFLAAWPVVGIWFTALGVSTMAFNLNGFNFNQSIIDSTGRVVNTWADVINRANLGMEVMHERNAHNFPLDLAAGEATPVALTAPSING; this comes from the coding sequence ATGACCACAACTTTACAGCAGCGCGAAAGCGCTAATCTGTGGGACCGCTTCTGCGAATGGGTCGCTTCTACCGAAAACCGCCTTTACATTGGCTGGTTCGGTGTGTTGATGATTCCGACTCTCTTAAGCGCCACCGTCTGCTACATCATCGCCTTCATCGCTGCTCCCCCTGTGGACATCGATGGAATCCGCGAACCTGTTGCCGGTTCTCTGTTGTACGGAAACAACATCATCTCTGGTGCGGTTGTTCCTTCGAGTAATGCGATCGGTCTGCACTTCTACCCTATTTGGGAAGCAGCCAGCTTGGATGAGTGGCTCTACAATGGTGGCCCTTACCAACTGGTAATTTTCCACTTCCTGATTGGCATCTTCTGCTACATGGGTCGTGAGTGGGAACTCTCCTACCGCTTAGGAATGCGTCCTTGGATCTGCGTTGCTTACTCTGCACCTGTTGCAGCAGCAAGCGCCGTGTTCTTGATCTACCCGATCGGACAAGGTTCTTTCTCTGATGGTATGCCCTTGGGTATCTCTGGAACCTTCAACTTTATGTTAGTGTTCCAAGCTGAACACAACATCCTGATGCACCCCTTCCATATGTTGGGTGTGGCCGGTGTGTTCGGTGGTTCCTTGTTCAGTGCCATGCACGGATCTCTGGTTACCAGTTCTTTGGTTCGTGAAACCTCTGAAACCGAATCTCAAAACTACGGTTACAAATTCGGTCAAGAAGAAGAAACCTACAACATTGTCGCCGCTCACGGTTACTTTGGTCGTTTAATCTTCCAATATGCTTCGTTTAACAACAGCCGTTCTTTGCACTTCTTCTTAGCTGCTTGGCCGGTTGTGGGTATCTGGTTCACCGCTTTGGGTGTTTCCACGATGGCCTTTAACTTGAATGGATTCAACTTTAACCAGTCCATCATCGACTCTACGGGTCGTGTTGTGAATACCTGGGCTGATGTGATTAACCGCGCTAACCTGGGTATGGAAGTGATGCACGAGCGGAATGCTCACAACTTCCCCCTTGATTTGGCTGCTGGTGAAGCGACTCCGGTTGCTTTGACTGCTCCTTCTATCAATGGTTAA
- the hpf gene encoding ribosome hibernation-promoting factor, HPF/YfiA family — protein sequence MKLVIHGKNIEITEAIREYVNQKVEKAVSHFQNLTTEVDVHLSVAKNPRNNSKQTAEVTIFANGTIIRAEESSENLYASIDLVADKIARQLRKYKEKRHAQKVQAPDTLNEALLEEQPLVEDLIGERTPELPEEVVRTKYFAMPPMSVLEALEQLQLVDHDFYMFRNADTGEINVIYERNHGGYGVLQPRNGNGQTKNGKATATASKSNPAKV from the coding sequence ATGAAGCTTGTTATCCACGGCAAAAATATTGAAATAACCGAGGCCATTCGGGAGTACGTCAACCAAAAAGTTGAAAAAGCAGTGAGTCACTTTCAAAACTTGACCACGGAAGTAGACGTTCATCTCTCTGTGGCCAAAAATCCTCGGAACAATTCTAAACAAACTGCTGAAGTGACCATTTTTGCAAATGGTACGATCATTCGCGCTGAGGAGAGCAGTGAAAATCTGTACGCAAGCATCGATTTAGTCGCTGATAAAATCGCTCGCCAATTGCGTAAGTACAAAGAAAAACGTCACGCTCAGAAAGTTCAAGCGCCAGATACCCTTAATGAAGCGCTTCTCGAAGAGCAACCCCTGGTTGAGGACCTGATTGGCGAACGCACCCCCGAACTTCCAGAGGAAGTGGTGCGAACCAAATATTTTGCCATGCCTCCGATGAGCGTTCTCGAAGCCTTGGAACAACTGCAACTCGTGGATCATGACTTCTATATGTTCCGCAATGCCGACACGGGTGAAATTAATGTGATTTACGAACGCAACCACGGCGGTTACGGCGTTCTACAACCCCGCAATGGCAATGGTCAGACCAAAAACGGCAAAGCAACCGCTACCGCCAGCAAATCTAACCCGGCCAAAGTTTGA
- the lipB gene encoding lipoyl(octanoyl) transferase LipB codes for MIYSKSLTNFVDTSSPRRRCGFYNLDRLSYQEAWTWQQSLVAARRSNPDLEDVFILLEHPPVYTLGKAASLEFLKFDPTCSDVELHRVERGGEVTYHCPGQIVGYPILNLQYYQTDLHWYLRQLEGVILVVLAEYGLKGDRIAGMTGVWLEGRKIAAIGIKVSRWITMHGFALNVCPDLKGFEQIVPCGIANKPVGSLAEFVEGINPDRVRQQIATGFAETFAVELRELKLPTQAKPI; via the coding sequence ATGATATATAGTAAAAGTCTCACCAATTTTGTTGACACCAGTTCCCCGCGTCGGCGTTGTGGGTTCTACAATCTCGATCGCCTGTCCTATCAGGAGGCTTGGACCTGGCAACAGTCTCTGGTGGCTGCCCGACGGTCAAATCCCGATTTAGAGGATGTCTTCATTTTGCTGGAACATCCTCCGGTTTATACCCTGGGAAAAGCGGCTAGTTTAGAATTTCTCAAGTTTGATCCCACCTGTAGCGATGTGGAATTGCATCGGGTGGAGCGTGGGGGTGAGGTGACTTATCATTGTCCGGGTCAAATTGTGGGTTATCCGATTTTGAATCTGCAATATTACCAGACGGACTTGCACTGGTATTTGCGGCAGCTAGAAGGGGTGATTCTTGTGGTACTGGCGGAGTATGGCTTAAAGGGCGATCGCATTGCGGGGATGACTGGAGTTTGGCTAGAGGGGCGAAAAATAGCGGCGATCGGGATTAAAGTCAGTCGATGGATTACGATGCACGGTTTTGCCCTGAATGTTTGCCCAGATTTGAAAGGGTTCGAGCAAATTGTCCCCTGTGGGATTGCCAACAAACCTGTGGGGAGTTTGGCTGAATTTGTAGAGGGGATTAACCCCGATCGCGTGCGTCAGCAAATTGCCACAGGGTTTGCCGAGACTTTTGCCGTTGAATTGCGTGAGTTAAAATTGCCTACACAGGCCAAGCCGATTTAA